The Orrella daihaiensis genome contains the following window.
CGTGGAAGTCATTGCTGTAGATCGGTATGCACATGCGCCGGCGCAACAGGTCGCGCACCACGCCGAAGTCGTCAATATGACAGACCGGCAAGCACTGAAGGCTGTGATTGATCGGTACAAGCCAGATGTCATCGTGCCGGAAATTGAGGCGATTGCCACCGATTTACTGGTGGATATGGAGGGTCAGAATGGCTTGCGGGTCACACCAACAGCCCGGGCTGCGAGGCTAACCATGAATCGCGAAGGTATTCGACGCTTGGCGGCTGAAACGCTTGGCCTTCCAACATCGCCTTATCGATTTGCTGATACGTTTGCGCAGCTCGAGCAGGCAGTGCAAGAGATCGGCTTGCCTTGTGTGGTCAAACCAGTCATGTCCTCATCAGGCAAGGGACAGAGTGTGATTCGCCAGGCTGGCGATGTCCAAACGGCCTGGGATTATGCCCAGACAGGTGGGCGCGTGGGTGCGGGTAGGGTGATTGTCGAGGGCTGGGTTGAGTTTGACTACGAGATCACTTTGTTGACCGTTCGCTACCAGAACTCGCAGGGTAGTGTAGTGACAGATTTTTGTGCGCCGATTGGCCATTTGCAAGTCGATGGTGACTATGTCGAGAGCTGGCAGCCGCAGCCAATGAGCCCCGCGGCACTGGCTCGCGCGCAGGAAATTGCGCTAGCCGTCACTTCCGACCTTGGTGGGTTGGGGATTTTTGGGGTGGAGCTTTTTGTGCGGGGCGATATGGTTTGGTTCTCGGAGGTCAGTCCTCGCCCACATGATACTGGCTTGGTCACATTGGCTTCGCAAGTGCAAAGTGAGTTTGATATTCACGCTCGGGCTTTGCTTGGTCTGCCGGTCAGTGTCGCCATGCGTGGTCCGGCCGCGAGCCGTGTGATCTACGGGGGCGTTGATGCAGGGGCGGTGGTGTTTGATGGCATGGCCGATGCGCTGGCTGAGCCAGGTACTGACCTGAGACTATTTGGCAAGCCCGAGTCCTTCGTGAAACGGCGTTTGGGCGTGGGACTCGCAAGCGCCGATTCAATCGAGCAAGCGCGCGAGCGTGCTCGCGCGGTTTCTAAGGCAGTTAGTGTGAAAGCTGCTGATTAACCTTCGAGGAAAAGCTTGTAGGCAGGGTTTTCTGTTTCGTTCCAGAAAGGATAGCCAATCTCGGCTAAAAAGGTTTTGAATGCTGTTTTTTGTCCAGGTGGCACTTGAATTCCCACCAGAATCTGACCGTAGTCAGCACCTTGATTGCGGTAGTGAAACAAACTGATATTCCAGTCAGGCCGCATGGTGTTCAGAAAGCGCATCAGTGCCCCGGGGCGTTCAGGAAACTCAAATCGGTAAAGCAATTCGTTTTTGGCGAGTTTTGAGTGTCCACCGACCATGTGGCGCAGGTGCGTTTTGGCCATTTCATCGTGGGTCAGGTCCACAGTTGGAAAGCCATTGCGCTTGAACTCGGCGGCCAGTTTGGAGGAGTCCGCCGCGCGTTCGACCTGGATGCCAACGAATACATGGGCTTTTTCTGAGTCAGAGATGCGATAGTTAAATTCGGTGACACTGCGCGGTCCCACGAGGGTGCACAGGTGTCTGAAGCTGCCGCGCTCCTCAGGCAAGGTAATGGCAAACAATGCCTCACGTGATTCACCAACTTCAGCACGTTCAGCCACAAATCGCAAACGATCAAAATTCATGTTCGCGCCACACGCAATGGCGACCACGGTTTTGTCTTTCCATCGGTGTTGTTGGGCGTACTGTTTGGCGCCGGCAATTGCAAGGGCGCCAGCAGGTTCGAGCACGCTGCGGGTATCCTGGAAAACATCTTTGATGGCCGCACAGATGGCATCGGTGTCGACAATCACAAAGTCATCAACGTACTCTTTGACCAGTCGAAATGTTTCGACACCAACCTGCTTGACGGCCGTGCCATCAGAAAACAGTCCTACATCGTGCAAGCGCACGCGTTTGCCCGCTTTGACGCTACGCACCATCGCATCGGAGTCTTCGGTCTGTACACCGATGACTTTGATGGAGGGTCGTAGCTGCTTGATGTAAGCCGCTACGCCACTGATGAGCCCGCCACCGCCAATGGCCACAAACACCGCATCGATGTTGTCCGGATGCTGCCGCAAAATCTCCATCGCAATGGTGCCTTGACCAGCAATAACGTCCGGATCATCAAAAGGGTGCACAAATGTCAGTTTTTCTGTGGCTTCAAGCTCGGCGGCTTTTTCAAAAGCATCGCTGTAACTGTCGCCATGCAGGATGACTTCTGCGCCAAGACGTTTGACTGCCTCGATCTTGACCGGTGGTGTCGTCGTGGGCATGACAATCACAGCTCGGCAACCAAGCCGACTTGCGGACAGGGCGACACCTTGGGCATGGTTGCCAGCCGATGATGCAATCACCCCACGAGCCAACGCCTCTTTACTTAAGTGGGCCATCTTGTTGTAGGCGCCACGAAGCTTAAAGCTAAACACCGGCTGGTAATCTTCACGTTTTAGCAACACGGTGTTGCCAAGGCGGGCAGACAGTGTGGGCGCTTTCTCAAGGGGCGTTTCGCTGGCGACGTCATACACTTTGGACGTCAGAATGCGTTTCAGGTAATCAGTCGACATAACCCAGATGCACAAAAAAACCCCATTATCCCATGCGCCGCCGTTAACAAGTCATGTTGCCGAACCCCATGACGAGGAGCGTTTTGGATGAACATTGGCTTGACGGCGTTGTTTGTGGCTGGGCTCGTATCGTCAACGTTATTGCCCGGTGGCTCAGAGCCACTGCTGGTGGCGTATTTGATGCAGCAGGCGCCTGTCGCGATTTGGCCAACGGCTGCAATGGCGGTGCTTGCCGTTGGTCTTGGAAATACCCTGGGTGGCTTGGTGACCTACGCCATGGGGCGCGGTGGACGATATTTGTGGGCCCGGTGGCGTCACGAAGTCGACCAAGACAAACAAAGCCACCAAAAAGCCCGTGTCTGGCTTGATCGCTGGGGGCCGTGGGCGCTGCTGCTGTCCTGGATCCCGATTGTGGGCGACCCGCTGTGCCTGGTTGCCGGCGCTTTGCGCTTGAAGTTCTGGGCCTGCGTGGCGGCTATTGCCGTGGGCAAGTTTGCCCGATACCTGGTTTTGGCGGGTGCCGTGCTCGCAATTCAAGGTTGAGCCTAATCGCTGCTTTCATAGGGGATTGGGTCGCCAAGGCCACACTTTGCACCTAAAATGCTGTTTTTGAAGCCTAAAGAGCCACGCGCCCCCAGATTTGGGCGTGCACTCTGTAACCGCCTGGTTTTTTTCAATGAACTCCCCCGCTGCCAGTCATCTGCTCGCCAATTTACCCGCTCAATCTGAATCCCGGTTGCGCGAAATTCCCTACAACTACACCTCGTTTTCTGATCGGGAGGTAGTGCTGCGGTTGCTCGGTGATGAGGCATGGTTGCTTTTGAGTGAGCTGCGTGCTGAGCGACGCACGGGTCGCTCGGCACGTATGCTGTACGAAGTGCTCGGCGACATCTGGGTGGTCAAGCGTAACCCCTACTTGCAAGATGACCTGCTAGACAATCCCAAGCGTCGCCGTTTACTGATTGAAGCTTTGCGTCATCGCTTGGGTGAGATCGATGAGCGCCGCCAGTCAGACAATCTGCAGCGCGATGAGAAAGTCGCTGCATTGCTTGCGCGCGCTAGGCGCGCGGTTGATGAGTTTGAGCGGACTTTTAACGAGACGGCTGAGTTGCGCAAGCGCGTGGCCAAGGTGCTTGGCAAGTTAACCGCCAAGGACAATATCAAGTTCGACGGTCTATCCCGAGTCTCGCATGTTACGGATGCCACCGATTGGCGAGTCGAGTATCCGTTCGTGGTGTTGATGCCAGATACGGAAGAGGAGATTGCCGGGCTGGTGCGAGGCTGTATCGAATTAGGTCTGACCATTGTGCCGCGTGGTGGCGGCACCGGTTACACGGGTGGCGCTCTGCCTTTGACATGGCGATCCGTTGTCATCAATACAGAAAAACTGGAGACCTTAAGTCCGGTCGAAATGACAGAGTTACCCGGATTGGAGGCTTTAGTGCCCACCATCCGCGCAGGGGCCGGCGTTGTGACCCGGCGTGTGGCTGACACAGCTGAGCAAGCTGGATTTGTATTCGCGGTGGATCCGACCTCGGCTGACGCATCCTGTGTTGGTGGCAATGTCGCCATGAATGCCGGCGGGAAAAAAGCCGTGTTGTGGGGCACGGCGCTAGACAACCTCGCATGGTGGCGCATGGTTGATCCAGACGGCAATTGGCTAGATGTCACGAGAGTTGGCCACAATCTAGGCAAAATCCACGATGTCGATGTGGCGACCTTCGAGCTGTCTTGGTCTGACGGCCGGTATGCGGCCGGGCATCGTGTGATCAAAACCAAAACCCTTGAAATCAAGGGGCAACAGTTTCGCAAGGTTGGCTTGGGCAAGGACGTCACCGATAAATTTTTGGCGGGCTTGCCTGGTGTGCAAAAGGAAGGCTGTGATGGCCTGATTACCGCCGCTCGCTGGGTGGTGCATCGCATGCCGGCACATACCCGCACCGTGTGCCTGGAATTCTTTGGTCAGGCCCGTGACGCCATACCTTCGATCGTCGAAATCAAGAATTACCTGGATGGCCCGGGCAAAGCACAAGGCGCGATCTTGGCTGGCCTGGAGCATTTGGACGAGCGTTACTTGCGTGCGGTGGGTTACGCCACCAAGAGCAAGCGAGGTGGCTTCCCCAAAATGGTGTTGATTGGCGATATCGTAGGCGACGATGACAATGTGGTGGCAGCCGCGTGCAGTGAAGTGGTGCGCATGGCCAACAGTCGCCATGGCGAAGGATTCGTGGCAGTCAGCCCTGAAGCACGCAAGAAATTCTGGCTCGATCGCGCCCGAACAGCGGCGATTGCGCGTCATACCAACGCGTTCAAGATCAACGAAGACGTCGTTATCCCGCTGGATCGTATGGGTGAGTACACCGATGCGATCGAGCGCATCAATATCGAACTGTCCACGCGCAACAAGCTGCGCCTTCTCGATGCGCTTGAGGCCAGGTTAAACGAGCCATTGCCGTTAGCAAAGCTCGATGCCGATGATGTGTCCAGAGATGAATGGCTGGCCGAGCGTACGAGCCAAGCGCTCGAGTTGATTAGCCGTGTGCGGGGGCGTTGGGATTGGACTTTGACGCATCTGGACGAGCCGCTCAAAGATGCTCGCGACAAGCTTGTTGAACATGGCCTTAAGGCATTGCTGCCTGCTGTCGAACAACGTCTGGCCAACCAGCCCGATGCCAGGTTGTTTGATGTAGTGCAAGATCGCACGTTGCGCATTTCCTGGAAGGTTGAGTTGCTCAAGCACTTTGAGGATATGTTTGGCGGATCGCACTGGGCACCTGTCTTGGCCGAATTGAAAGCAGTACATGCTCGTGTTCTTAAAAGCCGCGTGTTCGTAGCGTTGCACATGCATGCCGGTGACGGCAATGTGCACACCAATATTCCGGTTAACTCAGACGACTATTTGATGCTGCAGGAGGCCAACGAGACGGTGGCGCGCATTATGCAGATTGCACGTGATCTCGATGGGGTTATTTCCGGTGAGCATGGGATTGGGCTGACCAAGTATGAGTTTCTGACTGAAGAAGAACTTGCACCTTTCCAGGCCTACAAGCAGGAAGTTGATCCGCAAGGCCGGTTCAATGCTGGGAAGTTAATGCCGGGTGCGGATCTGCGCAATGCCTGGACGCCGAGTTTTGGGTTGATGGGTCACGAGTCGCTCATCATGCAGCAAAGCGATATTGGTGAGATCAGTGAGTCAATTAAAGACTGCTTGCGCTGTGGTAAGTGCAAGCCAGTTTGTGCCACACATGTGCCGCGTGCCAACCTACTCTATTCACCGCGCAACAAGATTCTGGCAACCTCGCTCTTGATTGAGGCTTTTCTTTATGAAGAGCAGACTAGACGAGGGATCAGCCTGAAACATTGGCAAGAGTTTGAAGATGTGGCCGATCACTGCACGGTCTGTCACAAGTGCTACAACCCTTGCCCAGTGGACATTGATTTTGGGGATGTGTCCATGAACATGCGTGCGCTTTTGCGTCGCATGGGACGTAAGTCATTTAATCCTGGCACAACGGCTGCGATGTTTTTTCTAAATGCCAAGGATCCGCGCACCATCAATCTGACGCGCAAGTTGATGGTCGATGTGGGCTACAAAGCACAGCGGTTTGCCCACGATTTGCTGTCTAAGTTTGCTCGCCAGCAAACCCAAAAACCACCAGCTACAGTGGGTAAGCCGCCTATGCGCGAGCAGGTTGTGCATTTCATTAATAAAAAAATGCCTGGCGGCCTGCCCAAGCAAAGCGCACGCAAGTTGCTCGACATTGAAGATGCCAACTATGTGCCCATCATACGAGACCCTGCACGTACCACCAGCGACAGCGAGGCTGTGTTTTATTTCCCGGGCTGTGGCTCCGAGCGGTTATTTTCCCAGGTAGGGTTGGCTACACAAGCCATGCTGTGGCATGTCGGTGTGCAAACGGTACTGCCACCTGGCTACCTGTGCTGTGGCTATCCGCAGCGCGGCAATGGCATGAATGACAAGGCCGAGAAAATCATCACTGACAATCGTGTGTTGTTTCACCGGGTGGCCAACACGCTTAATTATCTGGACATCAAAACGGTCGTGGTTAGCTGTGGCACTTGCTACGACCAACTCGCAGGTTATGAGTTCGACAAGATCTTTCCTGGCTGCCGCCTGATCGATATTCATGAGTTTTTGCTTGAGAAGAACGTCAAGCTCGATGG
Protein-coding sequences here:
- the purT gene encoding formate-dependent phosphoribosylglycinamide formyltransferase, which codes for MSNSKSVLATWGTPLSPLARRVMLLGAGELGKEVVIALQRLGVEVIAVDRYAHAPAQQVAHHAEVVNMTDRQALKAVIDRYKPDVIVPEIEAIATDLLVDMEGQNGLRVTPTARAARLTMNREGIRRLAAETLGLPTSPYRFADTFAQLEQAVQEIGLPCVVKPVMSSSGKGQSVIRQAGDVQTAWDYAQTGGRVGAGRVIVEGWVEFDYEITLLTVRYQNSQGSVVTDFCAPIGHLQVDGDYVESWQPQPMSPAALARAQEIALAVTSDLGGLGIFGVELFVRGDMVWFSEVSPRPHDTGLVTLASQVQSEFDIHARALLGLPVSVAMRGPAASRVIYGGVDAGAVVFDGMADALAEPGTDLRLFGKPESFVKRRLGVGLASADSIEQARERARAVSKAVSVKAAD
- the ilvA gene encoding threonine ammonia-lyase, biosynthetic, which codes for MSTDYLKRILTSKVYDVASETPLEKAPTLSARLGNTVLLKREDYQPVFSFKLRGAYNKMAHLSKEALARGVIASSAGNHAQGVALSASRLGCRAVIVMPTTTPPVKIEAVKRLGAEVILHGDSYSDAFEKAAELEATEKLTFVHPFDDPDVIAGQGTIAMEILRQHPDNIDAVFVAIGGGGLISGVAAYIKQLRPSIKVIGVQTEDSDAMVRSVKAGKRVRLHDVGLFSDGTAVKQVGVETFRLVKEYVDDFVIVDTDAICAAIKDVFQDTRSVLEPAGALAIAGAKQYAQQHRWKDKTVVAIACGANMNFDRLRFVAERAEVGESREALFAITLPEERGSFRHLCTLVGPRSVTEFNYRISDSEKAHVFVGIQVERAADSSKLAAEFKRNGFPTVDLTHDEMAKTHLRHMVGGHSKLAKNELLYRFEFPERPGALMRFLNTMRPDWNISLFHYRNQGADYGQILVGIQVPPGQKTAFKTFLAEIGYPFWNETENPAYKLFLEG
- a CDS encoding YqaA family protein; the encoded protein is MNIGLTALFVAGLVSSTLLPGGSEPLLVAYLMQQAPVAIWPTAAMAVLAVGLGNTLGGLVTYAMGRGGRYLWARWRHEVDQDKQSHQKARVWLDRWGPWALLLSWIPIVGDPLCLVAGALRLKFWACVAAIAVGKFARYLVLAGAVLAIQG
- a CDS encoding DUF3683 domain-containing protein; translated protein: MNSPAASHLLANLPAQSESRLREIPYNYTSFSDREVVLRLLGDEAWLLLSELRAERRTGRSARMLYEVLGDIWVVKRNPYLQDDLLDNPKRRRLLIEALRHRLGEIDERRQSDNLQRDEKVAALLARARRAVDEFERTFNETAELRKRVAKVLGKLTAKDNIKFDGLSRVSHVTDATDWRVEYPFVVLMPDTEEEIAGLVRGCIELGLTIVPRGGGTGYTGGALPLTWRSVVINTEKLETLSPVEMTELPGLEALVPTIRAGAGVVTRRVADTAEQAGFVFAVDPTSADASCVGGNVAMNAGGKKAVLWGTALDNLAWWRMVDPDGNWLDVTRVGHNLGKIHDVDVATFELSWSDGRYAAGHRVIKTKTLEIKGQQFRKVGLGKDVTDKFLAGLPGVQKEGCDGLITAARWVVHRMPAHTRTVCLEFFGQARDAIPSIVEIKNYLDGPGKAQGAILAGLEHLDERYLRAVGYATKSKRGGFPKMVLIGDIVGDDDNVVAAACSEVVRMANSRHGEGFVAVSPEARKKFWLDRARTAAIARHTNAFKINEDVVIPLDRMGEYTDAIERINIELSTRNKLRLLDALEARLNEPLPLAKLDADDVSRDEWLAERTSQALELISRVRGRWDWTLTHLDEPLKDARDKLVEHGLKALLPAVEQRLANQPDARLFDVVQDRTLRISWKVELLKHFEDMFGGSHWAPVLAELKAVHARVLKSRVFVALHMHAGDGNVHTNIPVNSDDYLMLQEANETVARIMQIARDLDGVISGEHGIGLTKYEFLTEEELAPFQAYKQEVDPQGRFNAGKLMPGADLRNAWTPSFGLMGHESLIMQQSDIGEISESIKDCLRCGKCKPVCATHVPRANLLYSPRNKILATSLLIEAFLYEEQTRRGISLKHWQEFEDVADHCTVCHKCYNPCPVDIDFGDVSMNMRALLRRMGRKSFNPGTTAAMFFLNAKDPRTINLTRKLMVDVGYKAQRFAHDLLSKFARQQTQKPPATVGKPPMREQVVHFINKKMPGGLPKQSARKLLDIEDANYVPIIRDPARTTSDSEAVFYFPGCGSERLFSQVGLATQAMLWHVGVQTVLPPGYLCCGYPQRGNGMNDKAEKIITDNRVLFHRVANTLNYLDIKTVVVSCGTCYDQLAGYEFDKIFPGCRLIDIHEFLLEKNVKLDGIQGVRYMYHDPCHTPMKLQDPLKTVKSLVGEGTIKTDRCCGESGTLAVTRPDISTQVRFRKEIELDKNMASLRSDGFDGQVKMLTSCPSCLQGLSRYQDDTGAQADYIVVEMARHVLGQTWLEDYVKVANQGGIERVLV